A single genomic interval of Paenibacillus macerans harbors:
- a CDS encoding helix-turn-helix domain-containing protein, which translates to MKAATTIRSQLEAYLKNKSITLNQFSELTQINSGTLSGIINGHRPIAMQQLDRITAGMGLPEGHFYELYIDECFFQAAPDWRRLGPFLQRCAELNKLDCIEQSVRLMMDNLAYIPLLFNLAEQFFHENKWKAAAILYESIAESEQKQHSERLALCQYRLFTLGLSKDQNRNLLLALQFEHFVDRLDEPYQLDAIKDLINVFATVNRRDKVKELAEKLKVMATIHYELNGNKKPKETKKPIIFYIMYSYLELGDTYFHLKEYENALYYVSLYTDCSWVKEPNEDELVVIHQFQECAEGNRYLYQLMSGKVEILPEYLEYISTRENEVFVALSEIVTAANKFDMNIDFVLEQYGSHLKYSEQHNRLGKIMEQVTDDCYLNLLAGLGEYYLKKGDFQQGLAYVLDCFAFAIEIRSGYGILKCIGFFEQHRNFANEAANQRYKNLIGEVQKLNEKKIGFMGSFM; encoded by the coding sequence TTGAAAGCGGCAACGACGATTCGCTCCCAGTTGGAGGCTTATTTAAAAAACAAGAGTATCACGCTCAATCAATTCTCCGAACTTACGCAGATCAATTCCGGAACGTTAAGCGGCATTATCAATGGGCATCGGCCCATTGCCATGCAGCAGCTTGACCGGATTACGGCAGGGATGGGACTGCCCGAAGGACATTTTTATGAGTTGTATATTGATGAATGCTTTTTTCAGGCCGCGCCGGACTGGCGCAGGTTGGGACCATTTCTGCAGCGGTGCGCCGAGCTGAATAAGCTCGACTGTATTGAGCAATCGGTTCGGTTAATGATGGATAACCTTGCTTACATACCGTTGTTGTTTAACTTGGCCGAGCAGTTTTTTCACGAGAACAAATGGAAAGCGGCTGCCATACTTTATGAATCAATCGCGGAAAGTGAGCAGAAGCAGCATTCCGAGCGGCTGGCGCTTTGCCAATACCGGTTGTTTACGTTGGGGTTGTCCAAGGATCAGAATCGAAATTTGTTGCTGGCTTTGCAATTTGAACATTTTGTGGATCGGCTCGACGAACCTTATCAACTGGATGCAATTAAAGATTTGATCAATGTGTTTGCCACGGTCAATCGGCGGGATAAGGTTAAAGAATTGGCCGAAAAACTAAAGGTAATGGCAACTATTCACTATGAGTTAAACGGCAACAAAAAGCCGAAGGAAACGAAAAAACCGATTATTTTTTATATCATGTACTCTTATTTGGAATTAGGAGATACATATTTTCATTTAAAAGAATATGAGAATGCCTTATATTATGTCTCCTTGTATACGGATTGTAGTTGGGTGAAGGAACCAAATGAAGACGAACTGGTCGTGATTCACCAGTTTCAGGAATGTGCTGAGGGGAATCGTTACCTGTATCAATTAATGTCCGGCAAAGTAGAAATTCTTCCTGAATATTTAGAGTATATTTCCACAAGAGAAAACGAAGTATTCGTTGCCTTAAGTGAGATCGTAACTGCGGCAAACAAGTTCGACATGAATATTGATTTCGTGCTTGAACAATATGGGTCTCATTTAAAGTATAGCGAACAACATAATCGTCTTGGAAAGATCATGGAGCAAGTTACAGACGATTGCTATCTAAATCTATTAGCAGGTTTAGGCGAGTACTATTTAAAGAAAGGCGATTTTCAACAAGGGTTGGCGTATGTTCTCGATTGTTTTGCATTCGCTATTGAAATTCGCAGCGGTTACGGTATTCTTAAATGTATCGGCTTCTTTGAACAACACCGGAATTTTGCAAATGAAGCAGCGAACCAAAGGTATAAAAATTTAATCGGCGAGGTGCAAAAACTTAATGAGAAGAAAATTGGCTTTATGGGTAGCTTTATGTAG
- a CDS encoding GGDEF domain-containing protein codes for MGASINVYIRLCRHEAGDKALRYITAVYRTIFRSGALFARYGGEEFVIGLPAASIREAGEVAEQLRTALEEKPFDTAGELVPITASFGAAQYAGAHDTLESLLRDADTALYESKRNGRNAVSLHPVAMS; via the coding sequence ATGGGTGCCTCAATCAACGTATATATTAGGCTTTGTCGCCATGAAGCCGGGGACAAAGCCCTAAGGTATATCACCGCAGTGTACAGGACTATTTTTCGGTCGGGGGCCTTGTTTGCCAGGTATGGCGGTGAGGAATTTGTAATCGGCCTGCCAGCAGCTTCCATCCGGGAAGCCGGGGAAGTCGCGGAACAGCTCCGAACTGCTTTGGAGGAAAAACCGTTCGATACTGCAGGCGAGCTAGTCCCGATAACCGCAAGCTTCGGCGCCGCCCAATATGCAGGGGCTCACGATACGCTCGAGTCGCTGCTCCGGGATGCCGACACCGCCCTTTACGAATCTAAACGAAACGGCCGGAATGCGGTCAGCCTGCATCCTGTGGCCATGTCATAA
- a CDS encoding aspartyl-phosphate phosphatase Spo0E family protein, whose product MESPEKLKIRIELARKRLVQLEMIYGLGHALVLKQSVRLDELINQYYRFSIMVSTKKRADV is encoded by the coding sequence ATGGAAAGCCCCGAAAAATTAAAAATAAGGATTGAATTAGCCCGAAAGAGGCTTGTCCAATTAGAGATGATCTACGGGCTTGGTCACGCTCTGGTCCTGAAACAATCCGTGCGGTTGGACGAGCTCATTAATCAGTACTACAGGTTCAGCATTATGGTTTCCACAAAGAAAAGAGCCGATGTATAA